In a single window of the bacterium genome:
- a CDS encoding Rid family detoxifying hydrolase, protein MSKRIIRTEHAPVASWPASQAVVANGMIFVAGQVAIDPRTEQLVLGDTRVQTKQVMENIRAVLEAAGSSMDKVVKAIVFLRDLNHFGAMNEVYWQYFQENPPAWSMVQVGRLRSGAAVEIEVVALS, encoded by the coding sequence ATGTCGAAACGGATCATAAGAACGGAACATGCTCCGGTAGCCTCCTGGCCTGCTTCGCAGGCCGTCGTGGCCAACGGTATGATCTTCGTTGCCGGCCAAGTGGCGATCGACCCGCGGACCGAGCAGCTCGTTCTGGGAGATACCCGGGTCCAGACGAAGCAGGTGATGGAAAACATTAGGGCCGTGCTCGAGGCGGCCGGATCCTCGATGGACAAGGTCGTCAAGGCGATCGTGTTTCTGCGAGATCTGAATCACTTCGGCGCCATGAACGAGGTCTACTGGCAGTACTTCCAAGAGAATCCGCCCGCCTGGTCGATGGTGCAGGTCGGTAGGCTGCGCAGCGGCGCGGCGGTCGAGATCGAGGTCGTAGCTCTGAGCTAA